The Anastrepha ludens isolate Willacy chromosome 2, idAnaLude1.1, whole genome shotgun sequence DNA window TGACGAAATTGGGAAATCTTTAAATGCACACTCTTCAACTGTCAGTAATCCACTAAGTTGGagctatttaaattatttttatttaataggctGAACGCCAGCTCGAAATGGTTAAATAGCTCGTTATgaaggtatccacttctgagttgCATAAATGATTTGTAAATTTGTTCTGAAAATtggtattttgaaaaacaattaagCAATATTGGGCTCGAACTATGACAGGCAACCCTCGTCTATATTCGTTAAGGTCATCTGCATACATTCGAAATTTTGAGCGTAAAAAAcatgaatttataaatatcaaCAATGAAAATGATAACCACAAGTGGCTCTAGGACCTCAGAGCTCACATGCAATAAACGGGAAAACGTATTTTCAAGCGAAACAGCGTAGCATCCTTTCAAGAAGGAATGAGCAAATACAATCAAGGAACTTTAAATGAAAACTTAACTTaatgataaatattttatgtgttaccttatatttattatgtatttgtatatttattagtacgcaaatatattttattgtaaggAGTAGTAAAATATAGTTGTAATCCCCTTATTGGATTTtctatattgatatacatatatgtatgtatgtaatgtgtatatgtaatatatgtgaaatgttctttttttgttatagtaCAATAACATTTGCGATAAAATTGTTGCAATTAGTTGAATAGCTTCACCTCACAGAGGTCTAAGGATGGTCGATTCTAAAATCATTTGCTTGTTCTCTCTTTTCGCAATGTTAGTTATGTTAGTAGCTTTGCTGTAGACGCATTTAACGGCTCTTGGACGAGACAATAGTAGTTCTTAGCTCCTCTGATCCTGTTTAAGTTGAAAACTTCAAATCGGCCGTTGAAAGCAAAAACATTCGCGCAGTTACGAACTTTGGACGTTGGTAAATAAATGTCTGGTCCTGATGATTTGCTGACAGAATCTGGTATTTATAATAGAATCTGCGTGtgcacgaatttttgccagctGTTTGAgttgagtttatttttttctatgaattcCGGTCTCATAATGTTGTCGCCGAAAGCTTTATgactttatttaacaaaaaaaaataaaaaataaaaaacaatcagaGCCCTTTATTTATCAAGTACTTTTAAATCCCTTCTGTTTCTGCAGCAAGTTAGGTGCAGGTTTGGAAAATGTCAGGAGAACTTCAGAGACCCTAGGAAATGTAGAAGTGGTGGTATGCATGCTCATGCTTCCAGAGAAAAATCGTGGTTCGCCATATCTATACGGGAACGTATGCTTCAAGCAGCTCAGAACTTCATTGAGTTTGTAAAAGTTGTACGGCCAGTTGCATGTGCAGGGCGGCGGCAAACATTTCGCACCTCGAACACTTTCCGTAATTGTAACTGACTTGCGATCTCGCGTCAATGATTGCAGTATTGTCGGTTTCTGAGGATGCGCATCTGTAGAATGACAGCAACAAGGCAGCTCGCAAGTGCACGTCACACTTGGTTTAGGACTAGCAGGAGGTAGTGTCTTTCCTGTCTTGCAGCGATACAGCTTGTAGCGAGGCGCACCACCTATCAATTCAACGGCATCGTGTTGACGTGACAACCAACGTTCAAGCAAATCCCAGTGAGAAGTGGGCTTACTTCTCTCTCGCACCAATTGAAGTTGGCGCCAGAGATCAGAGCGTCGGACAGCCTCATAACTCGGTCTGATCGATACCTTAAACAATTTAAAGAGTTCATAATAATATTCAGGAGGCAAAGAAATGCTTCGCATATATTTCGTCATCTCATAGAAGAATAGCTGACGAATACCGTAGGCGATGTGCTTGACTTCATTGAACTCTTTTATATTCATCGCTGTGAGTGCTTGTGCATCCACCAACAGCAATTTACGGCCAGTAATCAGGTTTACACGGAAGGTATTCTGCAAGTATTTAGAAGTGATGTGCGTGCAAATATTTGGTATTTGAGTAGCATAGCTCACCTGATATTGTGGATATCCATATTGACGTATCCACTTGCAGACATCCGCATTGGTCCATTCGTAAACATTCGGCAAAGGCAATGCATCCACTACTCTCGCAGCTAAATTGAGTAGCGTTTCGGGTGTCACTTGAAACACAATGGGCACACTCTTCTTTTCGAAACCAACTGGTTGCGGAAATACTGAAGGAATGCAGAACTTGTAGGTATCCAGTGGATGGATTTTTCGTTGTTTCTTAAGCTtggttttcacaaatttttcatcCGACAAATGAAATATGCCACGTGTGTCGAAGGaagttttcttcatattaacAATAATTTGGTGTAAGAGTTAGTTTTAGCgtattcgaaaataaaaacttgACCGAGTACCGAAGGAAAGTTGTATTGATTGAAATGCTTGAGCTTCAGACGGACTGCTAAAAACCGCTCCTATGGAAATGTAAATCGTTATTTAAAACCGTAATGAGTTTGCGAGGTTTCCTATCACATGTGAGTGTTTGAAAAAGTGTAATTGAGTGAAGTATTGAAATGAAATGTATGACTCAATGTGTCATAAATAAAACTAGATTTTTGTAGAAACACAAGTGTATggacatacaaggtggcgcaaaataataTTGTAGATACGAAAGGGAGCTACGCATTTCGAGCATAAAGATTATTGTGCCCTCGAGGCTGATTTGAACGTAGTGCATTTCTTTCCGTCATACCAGATCTCGATGGTTTCCTCTTCTTCCCGAATTGGCATCGCAATCGAGCAGTAGGTGCGTTGATGTCTCGGAAGCGATTTTCTCATACACAGACCATGCCGGCTCGGTACGCTCGGATTATGCTCGATGTTTCGCTGAAATCTATCCTGTCAGTTGACAGAATTACGTTCGCAATGAGTAGTTTTCCCCCTTTAAATCTCCTGGTTCTGACTATATCTTGCTTGTGATGCTTCAGAAAACAAGTTTCTTGGAGGTTCCTGTCCTGAAAGAAATCTACATGGCGTGTATTACTTTTAATCACGTCCCCGCCAACTGGAAGAAAACGAGGGTTATTTTCATATCCAAGGCAGGTAGAAATGGTCACGACTCGGCCAAGGAATTTAGGCCTGTAAGTCTTATAGACTCATTTATTCTAAAGGTGCTTGAATGATTGATTGATTATAATATCCGCAGGGTGGTGTTCTATTgcccctactttggctagttgctattgacgaagttctgaaaACGTTACATAAGGTTGAGGTTATGGCGTATATGCATACGCCGAGGGCTTGATCCTAATGCTATCGCGACCGTTTCCCTCAGTTATGGTTGAGATTTTGAAAATGTCACtcactggctgtactcagtcgctgggctgaCACTTGCGGCCTCTGAGGCACCTATGACAAAACGAAGCtgatgctatttaccagaaaatttaAACCTCCACACCTtggacttcccaaattaaacaaccacgttcttcCCCCATCATCGAAAGTTGGGTATCTTGAAGTGATACTTTACTCTAAACtgcattggaagctacacattgaaaatcgggtaaaaaaGCCCAGTATAGAACTACAGGAAAATAACTTGCAAATCTGTGTTCGCCGAAAAATGAGGACTCAAACCACAAGTCTTGCTTTGGATGCTCAACGTAGTGGTTTTGCTAATTTTGAAGCCTGgcttggtgggaagctcttcaaagcgcaaattctgttatacgtaaattatttatatggccaatctttaaaaacaagtaaacacCAGTAATGGAAAAgtcggcaaaactgatcttacggaagcatatcgcgttgagacgtgtccgaaacacggtttttcggaagccgcccgcgagtcgctgtgtgtgtgttcgtgcgcgtccgcgtaggtcgaagcgcgcattctggcacaaaaaaattaattgtaattaac harbors:
- the LOC128860285 gene encoding uncharacterized protein LOC128860285, with the protein product MKKTSFDTRGIFHLSDEKFVKTKLKKQRKIHPLDTYKFCIPSVFPQPVGFEKKSVPIVFQVTPETLLNLAARVVDALPLPNVYEWTNADVCKWIRQYGYPQYQNTFRVNLITGRKLLLVDAQALTAMNIKEFNEVKHIAYGIRQLFFYEMTKYMRSISLPPEYYYELFKLFKVSIRPSYEAVRRSDLWRQLQLVRERSKPTSHWDLLERWLSRQHDAVELIGGAPRYKLYRCKTGKTLPPASPKPSVTCTCELPCCCHSTDAHPQKPTILQSLTRDRKSVTITESVRGAKCLPPPCTCNWPYNFYKLNEVLSCLKHTFPYRYGEPRFFSGSMSMHTTTSTFPRVSEVLLTFSKPAPNLLQKQKGFKIIKLSATTL